The Solidesulfovibrio fructosivorans JJ] genome has a window encoding:
- a CDS encoding DUF362 domain-containing protein yields the protein MPHAVFLRRFAGYDAPELDAVVAELLTSAGCPVGRGDTVLVKPNLVAPRNMALSCSEPRVVRAVCRHLLARGAVVTVADSPAFGTGRIMARLSGLTEALAGLPVTVTSLNGPRQVRLAHGGRIGISRLALEADHIVSVARFKCHDQMGMTLAVKNFFGCVCGFRKSMAHQRLGKDRGRFSRMILDVLAALPPTTSLLDGITAMHKHGPAYGEAFPLGMLAAAANPVALDTAIYTRFGLAPRDVPLWGQAWDLGIPGAKAEDLVFPMERPEAFDIAGFELPARLAPLCFEPKRFITGRLRSLMLTFGRPPKSR from the coding sequence ATGCCGCATGCCGTTTTCCTACGCCGTTTCGCCGGCTACGACGCGCCGGAACTGGACGCTGTCGTGGCCGAACTGCTGACGTCCGCCGGATGCCCGGTCGGGCGCGGCGACACGGTGCTGGTCAAGCCCAACCTCGTGGCGCCCCGCAATATGGCCTTGTCCTGTTCCGAGCCGCGCGTGGTGCGGGCGGTCTGCCGGCATCTGCTGGCGCGGGGGGCGGTCGTGACCGTGGCCGATTCCCCGGCGTTTGGCACCGGGCGCATCATGGCCAGGCTGTCGGGGCTGACCGAGGCGCTCGCCGGCCTGCCGGTGACAGTGACCAGCCTGAACGGGCCGCGCCAAGTGCGGTTGGCGCATGGGGGGCGCATCGGCATTTCCCGACTGGCCCTGGAAGCGGACCACATTGTCAGCGTTGCCCGGTTCAAATGCCACGATCAGATGGGGATGACGCTGGCGGTCAAGAATTTCTTCGGCTGCGTCTGCGGGTTTCGAAAATCGATGGCCCACCAGCGCCTGGGCAAGGACCGGGGCCGATTCTCCCGGATGATCCTGGACGTTCTGGCCGCCTTGCCGCCAACGACCTCGCTGTTGGACGGCATCACGGCCATGCACAAACACGGCCCGGCCTACGGCGAGGCGTTTCCCTTGGGGATGCTGGCGGCGGCGGCCAATCCCGTGGCCCTGGATACGGCGATCTACACCCGGTTTGGGCTTGCGCCCCGGGACGTTCCGCTCTGGGGACAAGCCTGGGACCTGGGCATTCCGGGAGCCAAGGCAGAGGACCTCGTCTTCCCCATGGAGCGGCCGGAGGCCTTCGATATCGCCGGATTCGAGCTCCCCGCCAGGCTCGCGCCGCTTTGCTTCGAGCCCAAACGTTTTATTACGGGCCGGCTGCGCAGCCTCATGCTCACTTTTGGCCGTCCCCCCAAGTCCCGTTGA
- a CDS encoding response regulator: MTEKTVLLVDDEAGLTAVLAKRLTARGLTVKTAGSGEEGLSILRDDKDIALTVLDINMPGLDGLETLKALKSLRPEVEAIILTGYPSVESALEGMRLGAYEFLSKPCDTEELYARVMEALARADTR, encoded by the coding sequence ATGACGGAAAAAACGGTGCTTCTGGTAGACGACGAGGCGGGATTGACGGCTGTTCTGGCCAAGCGCCTGACGGCCCGGGGCCTGACCGTGAAAACGGCCGGCTCGGGCGAGGAAGGCCTGTCCATCCTGAGAGACGACAAGGACATCGCCCTGACCGTGCTCGACATCAACATGCCGGGCCTCGACGGTCTGGAAACCCTCAAAGCCCTCAAGTCCCTGCGCCCCGAAGTGGAGGCGATCATCCTCACCGGCTATCCTTCGGTCGAAAGCGCCCTGGAAGGCATGCGCCTGGGAGCTTACGAATTTCTGTCCAAGCCCTGTGACACGGAAGAACTGTACGCGCGGGTGATGGAGGCGCTGGCCCGCGCCGACACCCGGTAA
- a CDS encoding response regulator → MTMKTVLLVDDEENLRFALSSWLTKQGLSVLTAASGEEAIDIVRGDPAVAVAVLDVNMPGLNGIETLSALKALRPELESIIVTGYPTVEYALEGMRLGAVEYLSKPCDIHHLYEVVQKALSRAASNPRFADNGSDAADPAETRG, encoded by the coding sequence ATGACCATGAAAACCGTTTTGCTGGTCGATGACGAGGAAAACCTCCGATTCGCGCTTTCGAGCTGGCTGACCAAGCAGGGGCTCTCGGTGCTGACCGCCGCCTCCGGCGAGGAAGCCATCGACATCGTACGAGGCGACCCGGCCGTGGCCGTGGCCGTGCTCGACGTCAACATGCCGGGCTTAAACGGCATCGAAACGCTCTCGGCACTCAAGGCCCTGCGCCCCGAGCTGGAATCGATCATCGTCACCGGCTACCCCACCGTGGAATACGCGCTGGAAGGCATGCGCCTGGGGGCCGTGGAATACTTAAGCAAGCCCTGCGACATCCACCACCTCTACGAGGTGGTGCAAAAAGCGTTGTCCCGGGCGGCCAGCAACCCGCGTTTTGCCGACAACGGCTCCGACGCGGCCGATCCGGCGGAGACCAGGGGATGA
- a CDS encoding LbetaH domain-containing protein, with translation MKQLQRILNNVINRTNINLRRSSIDVGPYVSGAVPQEKYAQFYAFYAVSTEHPLFFNFQCSSLAGSYFFGKCDVQHSVMYKCDVRGDELKSLAKGFNVDGTNVRLHSDEVIRIVDSFLNKTLIHSFSHDPEFPEEFLIKNTVALSYANIHGSPVMGSFLGPFCTIDLCTVQNSCIGAYAYVQVADLQPSVIDPGHIWIRNKSGDEFIYDYAPEIVSKYISVAPNERAKGLFMDFVDSHKRDFERVFGFLYASRPESYAPGSFVSRYAVVKGETSIGENVLVAQRAYLENAHLGKGANAQENSYVIDSYLEGYDVTAHGAKIIGSRLGTNVFVGFNSFLRGTPEAPLTVGEGAVIVPHTIIDLVEPVTIPAGYVVWGYVTKQADLATQAVSIEDFAKVDGEVTIGAMTFSGNGERFIRAFQHRIHHILHDNGAYYDGKDNLGHAQKTKNITYNLIQPYVEGGFKGVYPNIRIFPLCPDDLCM, from the coding sequence ATGAAGCAGCTGCAGCGAATTCTCAATAACGTCATCAACCGTACCAACATCAACCTGCGGCGCAGTTCCATCGACGTCGGCCCGTATGTCAGCGGCGCGGTTCCCCAGGAGAAGTACGCGCAGTTCTACGCGTTTTACGCCGTCTCTACCGAACACCCCCTGTTCTTCAACTTCCAGTGTTCCTCCCTGGCCGGCTCCTACTTCTTCGGCAAATGCGACGTGCAGCACTCCGTGATGTACAAATGCGACGTCCGGGGCGACGAGCTCAAATCCCTGGCCAAGGGATTCAACGTGGACGGCACCAACGTCCGACTGCACAGCGACGAGGTCATAAGGATCGTCGACAGCTTCCTCAACAAGACCCTTATCCACAGCTTCAGCCACGACCCGGAATTCCCCGAGGAATTCCTCATCAAAAACACCGTGGCCCTGTCCTACGCCAATATCCACGGTTCCCCGGTCATGGGCTCCTTCCTGGGGCCTTTTTGCACCATCGACCTGTGCACCGTGCAAAACAGCTGCATCGGCGCCTACGCCTACGTCCAGGTCGCCGACCTGCAGCCCTCGGTGATCGACCCCGGGCATATCTGGATCCGCAACAAATCCGGCGACGAATTCATTTATGATTACGCCCCGGAAATCGTCTCCAAATACATCTCCGTCGCCCCGAACGAACGCGCCAAGGGCCTGTTCATGGACTTCGTGGACAGCCACAAGCGCGATTTCGAGCGGGTCTTCGGCTTCCTCTACGCCTCGCGCCCCGAATCCTACGCCCCCGGCTCCTTCGTCTCCCGTTATGCCGTGGTCAAGGGCGAAACCAGCATCGGCGAGAATGTCCTGGTGGCCCAGCGCGCCTACCTGGAGAACGCCCATCTGGGCAAGGGGGCCAATGCCCAGGAAAACAGCTACGTGATCGATTCGTACCTCGAGGGCTACGACGTCACGGCCCACGGAGCCAAGATCATCGGCAGCCGGCTCGGCACCAACGTCTTCGTCGGCTTCAATTCCTTCCTGCGCGGCACGCCCGAAGCCCCGCTCACCGTGGGCGAAGGCGCGGTCATCGTGCCCCATACCATCATCGACCTGGTCGAACCCGTCACCATTCCGGCCGGATACGTCGTGTGGGGCTACGTGACCAAACAGGCCGACCTCGCCACCCAGGCCGTGTCCATCGAGGATTTCGCCAAAGTTGACGGCGAGGTCACCATCGGGGCCATGACGTTTTCTGGCAACGGCGAACGCTTCATCCGCGCCTTCCAGCACCGCATCCACCACATCCTCCACGATAACGGCGCCTACTACGACGGCAAGGACAACCTCGGCCACGCCCAAAAAACCAAGAACATCACCTACAACCTCATCCAGCCCTACGTGGAAGGCGGCTTCAAGGGTGTCTACCCGAACATACGCATCTTCCCCCTGTGTCCGGACGACCTCTGCATGTAG
- a CDS encoding type 1 glutamine amidotransferase domain-containing protein yields the protein MNAKKALIISADNFEDTELLYPLYRLQEAGFHVDLAAPEAGEITGKHGYKVKANLGVAAMESAGSCGYSLLVLPGGKAPATLRKIPKVIDIATDFASSGIPIAAICHGPQILVTARLLRGRHATCYKTVADELKEAGALYEDKSVVVDGSLVTSREPGDLPDFMREVMRKVG from the coding sequence ATGAACGCCAAAAAAGCCCTCATCATATCGGCCGACAATTTCGAAGACACCGAACTGCTTTACCCGCTCTACCGTCTCCAGGAAGCCGGCTTCCACGTCGATCTGGCCGCGCCCGAGGCCGGGGAGATCACCGGCAAGCACGGCTACAAGGTCAAGGCCAACCTCGGTGTCGCCGCCATGGAATCAGCCGGTTCGTGCGGCTACAGCCTGCTCGTGCTGCCCGGCGGCAAGGCCCCGGCAACCTTGCGAAAGATCCCCAAGGTCATCGACATCGCCACCGACTTTGCCTCCTCCGGCATCCCCATCGCCGCCATCTGCCACGGCCCGCAAATCCTGGTCACCGCCCGCCTGTTGCGCGGCCGCCATGCCACCTGCTACAAGACCGTCGCCGACGAACTCAAGGAAGCCGGAGCGCTCTATGAAGACAAATCCGTGGTGGTCGACGGCTCCCTCGTCACCTCCCGCGAACCCGGCGACCTGCCCGACTTCATGCGCGAAGTCATGCGCAAGGTTGGGTAG